In Tachysurus fulvidraco isolate hzauxx_2018 chromosome 1, HZAU_PFXX_2.0, whole genome shotgun sequence, a single window of DNA contains:
- the wnt9a gene encoding protein Wnt-9a — protein sequence MPDGRVAVRAWSTLTLIAALCSLPPPSHTYFGLTGNEPLSMLPLSFQPEDGPARAHYKLCDRLKLEKKQRRMCRRDPGVAETLVDAISLSAQECHYQFRFERWNCTLEGRYRANILKRGFKETAFLYAISSAGLTHAMAKACSAGRMERCTCDEAPDLENRKAWQWGGCGDNLKYSNKFVKDFLGKRPNKDLRARVDMHNSHVGMKVIKDEVDTTCKCHGVSGSCTVQTCWRQLAPFHKIGMLLKQHYEKARKIASATNQAKGEGELPHAPPRTRAEPFSRTSDLLHIEDSPNFCQASIYSAGTAARKCHKDKNCDAICCGRGHNTQSRVLTRPCQCQVRWCCYVECKQCTQKEEVYTCKG from the exons GCTGACGGGGAATGAGCCCCTGTCCATGCTACCTCTGAGCTTCCAGCCCGAGGACGGACCAGCGAGGGCACACTACAAACTCTGCGATCGGCTCAAACTGGAGAAGAAGCAGCGCAGGATGTGCAGACGAGACCCAGGCGTGGCCGAGACACTCGTGGATGCCATTAGCCTCAGTGCACAAGAGTGTCATTACCAATTTCGCTTCGAGAGGTGGAACTGCACCTTAGAGGGGCGCTACAgagcaaacattttaaaaagag gtTTTAAAGAGACGGCGTTCCTCTACGCGATCTCCTCAGCTGGTTTGACCCATGCCATGGCTAAAGCATGCAGTGCAGGACGGATGGAGCGCTGCACTTGTGACGAGGCTCCAGACCTGGAGAACCGAAAGGCCTGGCAGTGGGGGGGCTGCGGGGACAACCTCAAATACAGCAACAAGTTCGTCAAGGACTTCCTGGGCAAGAGGCCCAACAAGGACCTGCGAGCCCGTGTTGACATGCACAACAGCCACGTTGGCATGAAG GTCATTAAGGATGAGGTGGATACAACCTGTAAGTGTCACGGCGTGTCAGGCTCGTGTACGGTGCAGACATGTTGGCGTCAGCTAGCGCCATTCCACAAAATCGGCATGCTTTTGAAGCAGCACTACGAGAAAGCACGCAAGATAGCCAGCGCCACCAACCAGGCGAAAGGTGAGGGCGAGCTTCCCCACGCACCACCTCGTACCCGAGCCGAGCCTTTCTCACGCACCTCTGACCTCCTGCACATCGAGGACTCGCCCAATTTCTGCCAGGCCAGCATATACTCGGCTGGGACAGCAGCACGAAAGTGCCACAAAGACAAGAACTGTGACGCCATCTGCTGTGGGCGTGGCCATAACACGCAGAGCCGCGTGCTGACCCGGCCGTGCCAGTGCCAGGTGCGCTGGTGCTGTTACGTTGAATGCAAGCAGTGCACGCAAAAAGAGGAAGTGTATACATGCAAGGGGTAA